One window of the Lasioglossum baleicum chromosome 8, iyLasBale1, whole genome shotgun sequence genome contains the following:
- the LOC143211701 gene encoding uncharacterized protein LOC143211701 isoform X2 yields the protein MALFTDADCRNEKKIDGLGLEKIDKSRLKLFSTMMLTGLQLYCIGKLIQNGDTSFPLQRRQKLAEKIKNNIKQMRKSLLRKDAKTFNILGLALLDYESTLNSGEGQFKLEFNKSLAKAIIYYYRDLASKDLKKLDEKYSVDSQYKEITKITSVDALGDYFQIRKSSNSLYSISEGIESILESIKGAETTTDEKRLAVQEALRLTGEYLKGTDQTPNLDDKLREQLKEKGIPVENLTKFRDMLIHKHLFSLIENERVDEIISKGLPAVKDIIDSQIVKLEREFISGIIDRNFNNIQNNSFKKIVVTNGSLDITDKRKYIPDLIVALELIKTEDSYQSLEAKDKALIDEIYENTQQMNSKRFFPSEIERVSKITFSEEKKLISSSLEEDIDTSRKIEKLREGLKNYVIKNVKGLESIQADRLKSLYNEIIDDTATEESVTEHLNKLEIQEHVSKDTIQHLKTFYSEKIKSEFNLLKTLKNSYAIKSQILNLYDIVERHDSLVSAQKKGNRKATIKKLITTRNYLSHGSALVSVEEDRALSSEIPKLLREGFITELENKDITLQAVETAIESVRLDDRLKKVLGGVEVLICGGIGLSRRRRSAIKSCLTWKEIDKFNEGGAANRDSDNIIIDSEKFISSISNELGANEERVSNFIALASESEVIGDYKDKVNMLTDNHKYLGHLKRVGKVSGMVMHGMIAKDMIGALLSGDLERLVKISGIVVVSYGSAKLAETVSEKAAGFMLKGRALLGKSLRVASPFLARGVSAYIAYDLYEQVKEYQKGNKDALVPIIGDSLQLGVDFIVIGIEIGEGLGLELLKGVSAVTGPVGMSIGAVIFVGTNIYMAVRKVEKIDEQIHLTGWERVTEGWRAFLGMQPSEEIERLIIEKGENNQAVNSTIRYLEDTPYIQRYVFPSIRVVKHDGEIILDNVVLLDQKRNDIKWSRTRPDNLAGVNLFCLPKGNWESVPTSGTYYCDGAIGVEYANNRSGNYTLIRLGDGWDRVKGFQESSNIFVLGDGHKEMTGGNEDDVFIFEEKSVNALVHREIKGTIDGGGGINTINVDGLTPHDEGSEGGGEKGKEAYIDLCRNSQSNNMFVFNYTLKDIAAIDKSEENITFSFVEEFYKREKKLDVNSSFNLTISGADKNITTYHLIDSTKIVMDQNNVYAMHNTEESIDSLVKDYSSIAERSQMYVIVHSNGEVLTIGHSHHDILMNDPKARASHLVGSSGENVFVVNPGDEKLTLAKLPISDVIIYDFDQENKIDTLDLRKVEEQLKQDIDSEINTEVSKIDSDLLINLSLDDASKKEVVKIRLKGALENNWYKRVHIVIDSIFVIEEILEDFELTPQPLIFDDNSKTIYVINPKDVVKRNKIRVKKEIGNYTFARDNDALIITNSLSSSADKNNLLTIILNDFYHEYNQDKMQTLKIEFNDKNILLRKEFERISSAGNFGELQRKVRIDSYKGVMYEIKKQKLFEAIGRNNIGDVKELINHGVSIDANNNKGQTPLHYAAKSDKLEVVKYLIEEKGANVNVKDNDGQTPLHSAANSDKLEVVKYLIEEKGANVNVKDNDGQTPLHSAAKSDKLEVVKYLVDKGANVNVKDNDGQTPLHSAAKSDKLEVVKYLIEEKGANVNVKDNDGQTPLHSAADHGKLEVVRYLIEQKGANVNVKDNDGQTPLHSAAKSDKLEVVKYLIEEKGANVNVMDNYGQTPLHSAADHGKLEVVRYLIEEKNANIDVKDNYEQTPLHFAAINGKLEVVRYLIVEKNANMHVKDNNGQTPLHSAADHGKLEVVRYLIEEKNANIDVKDNYGQTPLHFAAINGKLEVVRYLIEEKNANINVKDNNGQTPLHSAADYGKLEVVRYLIEEKNANINVKDNEGQTPLHHAADHGKLEVVKYLIEKKGVDFNVKNKYSSGYTPLYFAAESDNLKVVKYLIERGAKIDLKVNDEVPLDILERRGHRSLADSIIKELTKRLFDAVKYDDFGEVQCLINQGVSVKVKDSDGQTLLQCAVSNGKLKVVQYLVEKGADVTERNGSGDAPLHYATKSDKLEVVQYLVEKGADVNVKDNSGRTPLHYAADHGTLEVVRYLIEEINGNINVKDNNGQTPLHFAAKSDKLEVVKYLIEEKGANVNVKDNDGQTPLHTAADHGKLEVVRYLIEEKGANIYVKDNYGQTPLHSAADHGKLEVVRYLLEEKNANINVTDNNGQTPLHSAAQSDKLEVIKYLIEEEGANVNVKDNSGQTPLHFAADHGKLEIVKYLVEKGANVNVKDNDGQTPSHSAAKSDKLEVVKYLIEQKGANVNVKDNDGQIPLHYAADHGKLEVVRYLIEEKGANIYVKDNYGQTPLHSAADHGMLEVVRYLIEEKNANINVKDNYGQTPLHSAADHGMLEVVRYLIEEKNANINVKDNNGQTPLHSAADHGELEVVRYLIEEKNANINGKDNDGQTPLHSAADHGMLEVVRYLIEEKNANINGKDNDGQTPLHSAVDHGKLEVVRYLIEEKNANIDVKNNYGETPLHFAAIIGKLDVVKYLIEKGAKIDLKVNDEVPLEVLERRGHSSLADSIIKELTERLFDAVKYNDFGEVEGLINQGVSVKVKDTNGQTLLQCAVINGKLKVVKYVVEQGADVNVKDSYGRTALYFAAMTNKLEVVKYLVEKGADVNVKDHFDGTPLRSAVINSQLGIVKFLVEKGADINVTNDIGQTPLDLATHNRHSGVVEYLKRKHNEEREKHQQRKRRHHHGDRNRHHSLRRPLTIDSSNQPEIATSNASQKSSWINDLVGWVKNSIGGLVGSRAALPETSANYSNTAKNPGNQYTSQFISEVCINNNVGLGFFLLQRFLDKKYPLPKFCSFTYEEALANTLNIIGEFEKTLEKTAKQSGVFIKDVNFFKVYLDMADHVWNESYSQIPNILYSAAKEACPKNEKFLSILKGNIEKMLDRQQTVNSNNQEQGIANVDNKIPPFLLNSIVVEPANNKGLKGVTCAG from the exons ATGGCACTATTTACTGATGCTGACTGTAGAAATGAGAAAAAAATAGATGGTTTAGGTcttgaaaaaattgataaatcaaGATTAAAACTCTTTTCTACAATGATGTTAACAGGATTGCAACTATATTGTATAGGCAAACTTATACAAAATGGAGATACTTCATTTCCACTTCAAAGAAGGCAGAAGCTAGCTGaaaagataaaaaataatattaaacaaatgAGAAAATCTCTACTCAGAAAGGATGCTAAGACGTTTAATATTCTCGGGCTTGCATTACTTGATTACGAGTCAACACTAAATAGCGGAGAAGGTCAATTTAAGCTAGAGTTTAATAAGTCTTTAGCAAAGGctattatttactattatagGGATCTAGCATCAAAAGACCTAAAAAAGCTTGATGAAAAATATAGCGTAGATAGTCAGTATAAGGAAATAACTAAGATAACATCAGTAGATGCACTAGGTGATTACTTTCAAATAAGGAAAAGTTCAAATTCTCTTTATAGTATATCTGAAGGAAttgaatcgattttagaaagtaTAAAAGGAGCAGAGACAACTACTGATGAAAAAAGATTAGCTGTACAAGAAGCTCTTCGTCTTACTGGCGAATATCTGAAGGGTACAGATCAAACTCCGAACTTAGACGATAAGCTCAGAGAACAGTTGAAAGAAAAAGGAATACCGGTTGAAAATCTAACTAAATTTAGAGATATGTTAATACATAAACACTTATTTTCTCTGATTGAAAACGAAAGAGTTGATGAAATAATCAGCAAAGGTTTACCTGCTGTAAAAGATATTATTGATAGTCAAATAGTGAAATTAGAACGTGAGTTTATTAGCGGTATCATTGATCGAAATTTCAACAACATCCAAAATAACTCTTTTAAGAAAATAGTAGTAACTAACGGGAGTTTAGATATAACAGATAAACGTAAATATATTCCTGACCTCATTGTGGCTCTTGAATTAATAAAGACAGAAGACAGTTATCAGTCTCTGGAAGCTAAGGATAAAGCGTTAATAGATGAGATTTATGAAAATACTCAACAGATGAATTCTAAGCGCTTTTTTCCCAGCGAAATAGAGCGAGTTTCAAAAATTACTTTCAGtgaagagaaaaaattaatCAGTTCATCACTTGAAGAAGATATTGATACATCTAGGAAGATAGAGAAGTTACGCGAAGGGCTTAAGaattatgtaattaaaaatgttaaaggaTTAGAGTCAATTCAAGCCGATCGCCTTAAGTCATTAtataatgaaataattgatgATACAGCGACAGAAGAGTCAGTTACAGAACATCTTAATAAACTTGAAATCCAAGAACACGTTTCAAAAGACACAATACAACATTTAAAAACCTTCTATTCAGAGAAAATAAAATCTGAGTTTAATTTGTTGAAAACACTGAAGAACAGCTACGCAATCAAGTCTCAAATCCTTAATCTTTATGATATAGTAGAAAGACATGACAGCCTTGTGAGCGCGCAAAAAAAAGGGAACAGGAAagcaacaataaaaaaattaataacaacGCGTAATTACCTTTCACATGGTAGTGCACTTGTTAGTGTTGAAGAAGATCGTGCGTTATCAAGTGAAATTCCCAAGTTGCTAAGGGAAGGATTTATAACGGAATTAGAAAATAAAGATATTACACTGCAAGCAGTTGAAACAGCGATTGAAAGCGTTAGATTAGACGATCGTTTAAAAAAAGTACTAGGAGGAGTGGAAGTTTTAATTTGTGGTGGTATTGGCCTGTCTAGGAGACGTAGGTCTGCAATTAAGAGTTGCTTAACATGGAAAGAAATAGACAAATTCAATGAAGGAGGGGCTGCAAATAGAGATTCTGATAACATTATAATAGATAGTGAAAAGTTTATTTCTAGTATCTCAAATGAACTTGGGGCAAATGAGGAAAGGgtttctaatttcattgctttagCAAGTGAAAGTGAAGTTATAGGTGACTATAAAGATAAGGTCAACATGCTCACTGATAATCACAAGTACCTTGGTCATTTAAAGAGAGTAGGAAAAGTCTCTGGTATGGTTATGCATGGAATGATTGCAAAAGATATGATTGGTGCTCTATTGAGTGGTGATCTTGAACGTCTTGTGAAAATTTCAGGTATTGTTGTTGTTAGTTACGGATCAGCAAAACTTGCAGAGACAGTATCTGAGAAAGCGGCAGGTTTTATGTTAAAAGGCAGAGCATTGCTTGGTAAGTCGCTAAGGGTTGCCTCTCCATTTCTTGCAAGGGGAGTTAGTGCTTATATTGCATATGATTtgtatgaacaagtgaaagaatATCAAAAAGGTAATAAAGATGCTTTAGTTCCTATCATAGGGGATAGTTTGCAGCTTGGGGTAGATTTTATTGTAATTGGAATAGAGATTGGAGAAGGATTAGGGTTAGAATTATTGAAAGGAGTTTCTGCAGTAACTGGTCCTGTAGGAATGTCAATAGGAGCTGTAATATTTGTAGGCACTAATATTTACATGGCAGTACGAAAAGTTGAGAAAATTGATGAGCAAATTCACCTAACTGGATGGGAAAGGGTTACTGAAGGGTGGCGTGCTTTTCTTGGTATGCAACCTTCGGAAGAAATCGAAAGGTTAATCAtagagaaaggagaaaataatcaaGCAGTCAATAGTACGATAAGATATCTTGAAGATACTCCGTACATTCAAAGATATGTTTTTCCTAGTATAAGGGTTGTTAAACATGATGGCGAAATAATTTTGGATAATGTAGTGTTGCTAGATCAAAAGAGAAATGATATAAAATGGAGTAGAACAAGACCAGATAATCTAGCAGGAGTTAATTTGTTTTGTTTACCTAAGGGGAACTGGGAATCTGTTCCAACGAGTGGAACTTATTACTGCGATGGTGCGATTGGTGTAGAGTATGCAAATAATAGGTCTGGAAATTATACCTTGATAAGACTTGGTGATGGTTGGGATAGAGTAAAGGGCTTTCAAGAGAGTagtaatatttttgttttaggTGATGGGCATAAAGAAATGACTGGGGGAAATGAAGATGATGTCTTTATTTTTGAAGAAAAGAGTGTTAATGCACTTGTACATAGAGAAATTAAAGGTACTATAGATGGGGGTGGAGGAATTAATACAATTAATGTTGATGGACTTACTCCACATGATGAGGGAAGTGAGGGAGGAG GAGAGAAGGGAAAGGAAGCATATATTGATTTATGTCGAAATTCACAAAGTAACAATATGTTTGTCTTTAACTACACACTGAAAGATATTGCTGCTATCGATAAATCTGAGGAAAATATAACTTTTAGCTTTGTAGAAGAATTCtacaaaagagaaaagaaattaGATGTGAATAGTAGTTTTAATTTAACTATTAGTGGTGCCGATAAAAACATAACTACGTATCATCTAATTGATAGTACCAAAATTGTAATGGATCAAAATAATGTGTATGCAATGCACAACACAGAAGAGTCAATTGATAGTCTTGTGAAAGACTACTCTTCTATAGCAGAACGGTCACAAATGTATGTTATTGTACATTCGAACGGTGAAGTTCTTACAATAGGACATAGTCATCATGATATATTGATGAATGATCCTAAGGCTAGAGCAAGTCACTTAGTTGGTAGCAGTGGTGAGAATGTATTTGTTGTGAACCCAGGTGATGAAAAATTAACTCTTGCAAAGCTTCCAATTTCTGATGTGATAATTTATGATTTTGATCAAGAGAACAAAATAGATACTTTAGATCTACGTAAAGTAGAGGAACAACTAAAGCAGGATATTGATAGTGAAATCAACACAGAGGTTAGTAAAATTGATAGTGATTTACTGATTAATTTATCTCTTGATGATGCATCTAAAAAGGAGGTAGTTAAGATAAGATTAAAAGGTGCATTAGAGAATAATTGGTACAAGAGAGTACATATAGTAATCGATAGCATATTCGTAATTGAAGAGATTCTAGAAGATTTTGAATTAACTCCACAACCTTTAATTTTCGATGATAATAGTAAAACTATTTATGTCATAAATCCAAAAGATGTGGTGAAAAGAAACAAGATAAGAGTAAAAAAAGAGATAGGAAATTATACGTTTGCTCGTGATAACGATGCTTTAATTATAACCAACTCTTTGAGTTCTAGTGCTGATAAAAATAACCTTCttactattatattaaatgatttttatcaTGAGTACAATCAAGATAAGATGCAGACTCTAAAAATAGAGTTTAATGATAAGAACATATTGTTAAGGAAAGAATTCGAAAGGATAAGTAGTGCTGGGAACTTTGGTGAATTACAGAGGAAAGTTAGGATTGATAGTTATAAAGGTGTAATGTATGAGATAAAGAAACAAAAACTGTTTGAAGCAATCGGGAGAAATAATATTGGTGATGTCAAGGAGCTTATTAATCATGGTGTTAGTATTGATGCTAACAACAATAAAGGGCAGACACCATTGCACTATGCTGCTAAGAGTGACAAGCTAGAGGTGGTAAAATACCTTATAGAAGAAAAAGGTGCTAATGTTAATGTAAAAGATAATGATGGGCAGACTCCTTTGCACTCTGCTGCTAACAGTGACAAGCTAGAGGTGGTAAAATACCTTATAGAAGAAAAAGGTGCTAATGTTAATGTAAAAGATAATGATGGGCAGACTCCTTTGCACTCTGCTGCTAAGAGTGACAAGCTAGAGGTGGTAAAATACCTTGTAGACAAAGGTGCTAATGTTAATGTAAAGGATAATGATGGACAGACACCTTTGCACTCTGCTGCTAAGAGTGACAAGCTAGAGGTGGTAAAATACCTTATAGAAGAAAAAGGTGCTAATGTTAATGTAAAAGATAATGATGGGCAGACTCCTTTGCACTCTGCTGCTGATCATGGTAAGCTAGAAGTAGTACGATACCTTATAGAACAAAAAGGTGCTAATGTTAATGTAAAGGATAATGATGGACAGACACCTTTGCACTCTGCTGCTAAGAGTGACAAGCTGGAGGTGGTAAAATACCTTATAGAAGAAAAAGGTGCTAATGTTAATGTAATGGATAATTATGGACAGACACCTTTGCACTCTGCTGCTGATCATGGTAAGCTAGAGGTAGTACGATACCTTATAGAAGAGAAAAACGCTAATATTGATGTAAAGGATAATTATGAGCAGACACCTTTGCACTTTGCTGCTATTAATGGTAAGCTAGAAGTAGTACGATACCTTATAGTAGAGAAAAACGCTAATATGCATGTAAAGGATAATAATGGGCAGACACCTTTGCACTCTGCTGCTGATCATGGTAAGCTAGAGGTAGTAAGATACCTTATAGAAGAGAAAAACGCTAATATTGATGTAAAGGATAATTATGGGCAGACACCTTTGCACTTTGCTGCTATTAATGGTAAGCTAGAGGTAGTACGATACCTTATAGAAGAGAAAAACgctaatattaatgtaaaggaTAATAATGGGCAGACACCTTTGCACTCTGCTGCTGATTATGGTAAGCTAGAGGTAGTACGATACCTTATAGAAGAGAAAAACgctaatattaatgtaaaggaTAATGAAGGGCAGACACCTTTGCACCATGCTGCTGATCATGGCAAGCTAGAAGTAGTAAAATACCTTATAGAGAAAAAAGGTGTTgatttcaatgtaaaaaataaatatagttCTGGGTACACGCCTTTGTATTTTGCTGCTGAGAGTGATAATCTAAAGGTAGTGAAATACCTTATAGAAAGAGGCGCTAAGATTGACTTGAAAGTTAATGATGAAGTACCCTTAGACATTCTAGAAAGAAGAGGTCATAGAAgtttagcagattccattattaAAGAATTAACAAAGAGGTTGTTTGATGCAGTAAAATATGATGATTTTGGTGAAGTTCAGTGTCTTATAAATCAAGGAGTTAGTGTTAAGGTCAAAGATAGTGACGGACAAACACTTTTGCAATGTGCAGTTAGTAATGGTAAGCTAAAAGTAGTACAATACCTTGTAGAGAAAGGTGCTGATGTCACTGAGAGGAATGGTTCTGGAGATGCGCCTTTACATTATGCTACTAAGAGTGACAAGCTGGAAGTAGTACAATACCTTGTAGAGAAAGGTGCTGATGTTAATGTAAAGGATAATTCTGGTAGAACACCATTGCACTATGCTGCTGATCATGGTACGCTAGAGGTAGTACGATACCTTATAGAAGAGATAAACggtaatattaatgtaaaggaTAATAATGGGCAGACACCTTTGCACTTTGCTGCTAAGAGTGACAAGCTAGAGGTGGTAAAATACCTTATAGAAGAAAAAGGTGCTAATGTTAATGTAAAGGATAATGACGGGCAGACACCTTTGCACACTGCTGCTGATCATGGTAAGTTAGAGGTAGTACGATACCTTATAGAAGAAAAAGGTGCTAATATTTATGTAAAGGATAATTATGGACAGACACCTTTGCACTCTGCTGCTGATCATGGTAAGCTAGAGGTAGTACGATACCTTCTAGAAGAGAAAAACgctaatattaatgtaacggaTAATAATGGGCAGACACCTTTGCACTCTGCTGCTCAGAGTGACAAGCTAGAGGTGATAAAATACCTTATAGAAGAAGAAGGTGCTAATGTTAATGTAAAGGATAATTCTGGGCAGACACCTTTGCACTTTGCTGCTGATCATGGTAAGCTAGAGATAGTAAAATACCTTGTAGAGAAAGGTGCTAATGTTAATGTAAAGGATAATGATGGACAGACACCTTCGCACTCTGCTGCTAAGAGTGACAAGCTGGAGGTGGTAAAATACCTTATAGAACAAAAAGGTGCTAATGTTAATGTAAAGGATAATGATGGGCAGATACCTTTGCACTATGCAGCTGATCATGGTAAGTTAGAGGTAGTACGATACCTTATAGAAGAAAAAGGTGCTAATATTTATGTAAAGGATAATTATGGACAGACACCTTTGCACTCTGCTGCTGATCATGGTATGCTAGAGGTAGTACGATACCTTATAGAAGAGAAAAACgctaatattaatgtaaaggaTAATTATGGACAGACACCTTTGCACTCTGCTGCTGATCATGGTATGCTAGAGGTAGTACGATACCTTATAGAAGAGAAAAACgctaatattaatgtaaaggaTAATAATGGGCAGACACCTTTGCACTCCGCTGCTGATCATGGTGAGCTAGAAGTAGTACGGTACCTTATAGAAGAGAAGAACGCTAATATTAATGGAAAGGATAATGATGGACAGACACCTTTGCACTCTGCTGCTGATCATGGTATGCTAGAGGTAGTACGATACCTTATAGAAGAGAAAAACGCTAATATTAATGGAAAGGATAATGATGGACAGACACCTTTGCACTCTGCTGTTGATCATGGTAAGCTAGAGGTAGTACGATACCTTATAGAAGAGAAAAACGCTAATATTGATGTAAAGAATAATTATGGGGAGACACCTTTGCACTTTGCTGCTATTATTGGTAAGCTAGATGTAGTGAAATACCTTATAGAGAAAGGCGCTAAGATTGACTTGAAAGTTAATGATGAAGTACCCTTAGAGGTTTTGGAAAGAAGAGGTCATAGTAgtttagcagattccattattaAAGAATTAACAGAGAGGTTGTTTGATGCAGTAAAATATAATGACTTTGGTGAAGTTGAGGGTCTTATAAATCAAGGAGTTAGTGTTAAGGTCAAAGATACTAACGGACAAACACTTTTGCAATGTGCAGTTATTAATGGTAAGCTAAAAGTAGTAAAATACGTTGTAGAGCAAGGCGCTGATGTTAATGTAAAGGATAGTTATGGTAGAACAGCTTTGTACTTTGCTGCTATGACTAATAAGCTAGAGGTAGTAAAATACCTTGTAGAGAAAGGTGCTGATGTTAATGTAAAGGATCATTTTGATGGAACACCTTTGCGCTCTGCTGTTATTAATAGTCAGCTAGGGATAGTAAAATTCCTTGTAGAGAAAGGTGCTGATATTAATGTAACCAATGATATTGGACAAACACCTTTGGATTTAGCTACTCATAACAGACATAGTGGTGTTGTAGAATATTTAAAGAGAAAACATAATGAAGAAAGAGAAAAGCATCAACAACGCAAACGTCGTCATCATCATGGAGATCGTAATCGTCATCACTCATTGCGTAGGCCTCTTACTATAGACTCAAGTAATCAACCTGAAATAGCAACAAGCAATGCAAGTCAAAAATCTTCATGGATAAATGATTTAGTTGGTTGGGTGAAAAACTCTATAGGTGGGTTAGTAGGTTCTAGAGCTGCTCTGCCTGAAACTTCAGCAAATTATTCTAATACAGCAAAAAATCCTGGTAACCAATACACTAGCCAATTCATCAGTGAAGTTTGTATCAATAACAATGTTGGTTTAGGATTTTTCTTATTACAAAGATTCCTAGATAAAAAATATCCTCTTCCTAAGTTCTGTTCCTTTACCTATGAAGAAGCTCTGGCTAACACACTGAATATCATAGGAGAATTTGAAAAGACACTTGAAAAAACAGCTAAACAATCTGGTGTGTTCATAAAAGATGTTAACTTTTTTAAAGTATATTTAGATATGGCAGACCATGTGTGGAACGAGAGTTACTCTCAAATaccaaatattttatattcagcTGCAAAGGAAGCTTGTCCGAAAAATGAGAAGTTTCTAAGTATTTTAAAAGGCAATATTGAAAAGATGCTAGATAGGCAGCAAACGGTTAACAGTAATAATCAGGAGCAAGGTATAGCCAATGTGGATAATAAAATACCTCCATTTTTACTTAATAGCATTGTTGTAGAACCTGCGAATAACAAAGGCTTGAAAGGGGTTACTTGTGCAGGTTAA